A genomic stretch from Bacteroidota bacterium includes:
- the prfA gene encoding peptide chain release factor 1 → MINIESLQEIKKRFADVTNLMSQPEVATDVKQMAALGKEHTDLRVVVAAIKDYEDALKELSDLKDMLDGEDDPDLVAMAKEESEALETKIPAMEDALHLLLIPKDPEDSKNAIVEIRAGTGGDEAALFAGDLFRLYNRFAEKHKWKVELLETSHGTQGGFKEVIFELKGANAFGMMKFESGVHRVQRVPATESSGRIHTSAATVAVLPEADEVDVDIHANDLKIDVYRSSGPGGQSVNTTDSAVRITHIPTGLVVTCQDEKSQHKNKDKALRVLRSRLYEMEIAKRNAERSEARRSMVGSGDRSGKIRTYNWPQDRVTDHRLQGDSKNYPLQKIVNGDLEDVINALRTAEHADRMANL, encoded by the coding sequence ATGATCAATATTGAGTCTCTACAGGAAATCAAAAAGCGATTTGCGGATGTCACCAACTTGATGTCGCAGCCCGAGGTTGCAACAGATGTGAAGCAGATGGCCGCGCTTGGTAAAGAGCATACTGACCTTAGAGTAGTCGTTGCAGCGATTAAAGATTACGAGGATGCGCTAAAAGAGCTTAGCGATTTGAAAGACATGCTTGATGGGGAGGACGATCCTGATCTTGTTGCAATGGCCAAAGAAGAATCGGAAGCGCTTGAGACCAAAATTCCGGCGATGGAAGATGCGCTGCACTTGCTGTTGATTCCGAAAGATCCTGAAGACTCTAAAAATGCCATCGTGGAGATTCGCGCAGGCACGGGCGGAGATGAAGCAGCGCTCTTTGCCGGTGACCTCTTCCGCCTGTACAACCGCTTTGCTGAAAAGCATAAATGGAAAGTTGAGCTGCTGGAAACGTCGCACGGTACCCAGGGCGGATTCAAGGAAGTGATTTTTGAGCTCAAAGGCGCCAATGCGTTTGGAATGATGAAGTTTGAGAGCGGGGTGCACCGCGTACAACGCGTGCCGGCTACCGAGTCCAGTGGCCGCATTCATACCTCAGCAGCTACGGTGGCCGTGCTGCCGGAAGCAGATGAGGTGGATGTAGACATTCACGCAAACGACCTCAAAATTGATGTATACCGCTCGAGCGGCCCTGGCGGGCAGTCGGTAAACACAACCGACTCTGCGGTACGCATTACGCACATCCCAACAGGTTTGGTTGTGACGTGTCAGGATGAAAAGAGCCAGCACAAAAACAAAGACAAAGCGTTGCGTGTGTTGCGTTCGCGGTTGTATGAAATGGAAATTGCGAAACGAAACGCGGAGCGAAGTGAAGCGCGCCGCTCCATGGTAGGCTCGGGAGACCGCTCCGGTAAAATCCGAACGTACAACTGGCCCCAGGATCGCGTCACCGATCACCGGTTGCAGGGCGATAGCAAAAACTATCCGCTCCAGAAAATTGTGAATGGCGACCTGGAAGATGTGATCAATGCCCTGCGGACAGCAGAGCACGCAGATCGCATGGCGAATCTCTAG
- the rpsF gene encoding 30S ribosomal protein S6, whose translation MAAQKNAYEFTYIINAVLSEDQIKAVVERVNKLIKENGGEIKETDEWGSRRLAYPINKKRNGYYVNIYLDLPGEVIVKIERALEIDDDILRYMTLRMDAKMVRSYEQRKSTPAAVAAAE comes from the coding sequence ATGGCAGCACAAAAAAATGCCTACGAGTTCACTTATATCATTAATGCGGTTCTAAGCGAAGACCAGATCAAGGCAGTCGTAGAACGCGTTAATAAACTGATCAAGGAAAACGGCGGAGAGATTAAGGAGACTGACGAGTGGGGTTCACGCCGACTTGCTTATCCCATCAACAAGAAGCGCAACGGCTATTACGTCAATATCTATTTGGATTTGCCGGGCGAAGTCATCGTTAAAATTGAGCGCGCGCTCGAAATCGACGACGACATCTTGCGCTACATGACGCTTCGTATGGACGCCAAAATGGTGCGTAGCTACGAACAGCGCAAAAGCACTCCTGCAGCAGTCGCAGCAGCAGAATAA